The DNA sequence GAAATCCACTTCAAAGCCGTCAAACTCGGGTCCGTCAACGCATCCAAACATAGTCTTGCCGCCAACCTCCACTCGGCAAGCTCCGCACATCCCGGTCCCATCGACCATGATCGGGTTAAGACTCACGACAGTGGGGATATTGGCCGCCTTGGTGACCTTCACCACGGCCCTCATCATGGGGACCGGTCCGATGGCCGCGCAAAGGTCGATCTTTGTCCCCTTGTCGATAAGGCCCTGTAATACCTGGGTTACAAAACCGTGAATGCCAAAGGACCCATCGTCGGTGGCGATGAGGGTCTCGTCACTGACCTTTTTCATGTCGTCCGTCATGATGAGAAGTCCCTCTGTTCGCGCGCCGAGGATGGTGATGACATGGTTGCCCGCGTCGTGCATGCCCTTGGTGATCGGATACAGAGGCGCTACCCCGATTCCGCCGCCGACACCTACCACTGTTCCGAACTTCTCAATGTGAGTAGGCTTGCCCAGCGGTCCGCACAGGTCTTGCAGTTTGTCTCCGGGACACATGGTTCCCATATAGTAGGTCGTGACGCCCACTTCCTGCCACACGAGCGTTATGGTGCCTTTTTCCGCGTCCTTATCCGCTACGGTCAGAGGAATTCTTTCTCCATTCTCCTGGGTCCTCAAGATGATGAACTGGCCCGGCTTGTGAGCACGGGCGATGTCCGGAGCAGAAATGACGGCCCGATTGACTCCTGGGCCGATCCGCTCTTTTGCAAGAATCTCGAACATTTACCGAACCTCCTCGGATGTTGACCACACTATTTTTTC is a window from the Desulfomonile tiedjei genome containing:
- a CDS encoding sulfide/dihydroorotate dehydrogenase-like FAD/NAD-binding protein, producing MFEILAKERIGPGVNRAVISAPDIARAHKPGQFIILRTQENGERIPLTVADKDAEKGTITLVWQEVGVTTYYMGTMCPGDKLQDLCGPLGKPTHIEKFGTVVGVGGGIGVAPLYPITKGMHDAGNHVITILGARTEGLLIMTDDMKKVSDETLIATDDGSFGIHGFVTQVLQGLIDKGTKIDLCAAIGPVPMMRAVVKVTKAANIPTVVSLNPIMVDGTGMCGACRVEVGGKTMFGCVDGPEFDGFEVDFDLLMKRLAMYKGPELIALNKFRETPRGCECEIPGGTS